Proteins found in one Sorghum bicolor cultivar BTx623 chromosome 1, Sorghum_bicolor_NCBIv3, whole genome shotgun sequence genomic segment:
- the LOC8059288 gene encoding putative glycine-rich cell wall structural protein 1, with the protein MATSTKLVALGFAVLLSIGFSNAARVVRYGSQASAGGGGGGGGGGSGSTGAGYGGGSGGGGGYGKGLGSGDWWNNFVSSVAGGGGGGQGGGGGTNGGSGSGGGSGYGSGSSSTAASGPSSGNYANAEGKGAGGGMGGGANGGYGTGAGGGVGKGQGVSGVALAPGSGGGYYNGGAADATGGGSGAGGGNGGGAVGAPSYGTGGGLGGGKGMAGSDGSWGSGYAEGIGAGTGGGGGGGSQGGSGGGGGGGSGSGSGGIH; encoded by the coding sequence ATGGCTACTAGCACCAAGCTCGTGGCCCTCGGCTTTGCCGTCCTCCTGAGCATTGGGTTCTCCAATGCGGCGAGGGTAGTTAGGTATGGTAGTCAAGCCTCTGCaggaggcggcggtggcggtgggggAGGCGGCTCCGGGTCGACTGGGGCTGGCTATGGCGGTGGgtctggcggcggcggtggttaTGGCAAAGGCCTGGGTAGCGGGGACTGGTGGAATAACTTCGTCTCCAGTGTAGCcggcggtggaggaggaggacaaGGCGGAGGTGGTGGCACCAATGGTGGATCCGGGTCCGGCGGTGGGTCCGGCTATGGTTCCGGCAGCAGTTCGACTGCAGCCTCTGGCCCCAGCAGTGGCAACTACGCCAACGCTGAGGGCAAGGGCGCCGGTGGAGGCATGGGCGGTGGTGCCAATGGCGGCTATGGTACTGGAGCCGGCGGAGGTGTTGGCAAGGGCCAGGGTGTGAGTGGCGTGGCATTGGCACCAGGGTCCGGTGGTGGCTACTACAATGGCGGTGCCGCTGATGCTACCGGTGGTGGTTCCGGCGCTGGCGGTGGAAATGGCGGTGGCGCAGTCGGAGCTCCAAGCTACGGAACTGGAGGTGGCCTCGGTGGAGGCAAGGGTATGGCCGGCAGCGACGGTTCCTGGGGTTCAGGTTATGCTGAGGGTATCGGTGCCGGCacaggcggcggtggtggtggcggatcCCAAGGCGGCtctggtggcggtggtggtggcggctctGGATCTGGCAGCGGTGGAATCCACTGA
- the LOC8079764 gene encoding basic proline-rich protein, with protein sequence MAHCRGGSAPSWSLRTVVAPPRCGPRRCVAPHQSGPPFREDGEGRGGEGAADRKGRGGASSSEGRGREGEAASTFEGRGGDGQVWLRWWEWELGFSDEFLYILELVVGCPARPPRTRPAPLPAGGRAPPCAPRAPPRRPPRPARPTPRPAPATAARSGQRPAPATAACPAPRPPLPAPRPGQRAAPPWPETPALPRALQPEKAAGGSRATVSGFEPDSTRGAFSTGAFSTGRVARCPSSTAGVYGGPLPQAGWPPLPRPPPGGTTQPQQGDPVWDQWADSHSAHQGEP encoded by the exons ATGGCCCATTGTCGGGGTGGCTCCGCGCCGTCGTGGTCTCTCCGCACCGTCGTGGCTCCTCCTCGATGCGGCCCGCGCCGCTGCGTGGCCCCTCATCAGAGTGGCCCGCCCTTTAGAGAGgatggggaggggaggggaggagagGGGGCGGCAGATaggaaggggaggggaggggcgtCGAGCTCTGAGGGAAGGGGGAGGGAAGGAGAGGCGGCGTCGACGTTTGAAGGGAGGGGAGGGGACGGGCAGGTGTGGCTTCGATGGTGGGAGTGGGAGTTAGGGTTTTCTGATGAATTCCTATATATATTGGAGTTGGTAGTAGGCTG CCCCGCCCGCCCCCCACGCACGCGCCCAGCCCCACTCCCCGCCGGCGGCCGCGCGCCTCCCTGCGCCCCGCGCGCCCCGccccgccgcccgccgcgcccCGCCCGCCCCACCCCGCGCCCCGCCCCGGCCACCGCGGCCCGCTCCGGCCAGCGCCCCGCCCCGGCCACCGCGGCCTGCCCCGCGCCCCGCCCGCCCCTCCCCGCGCCCCGGCCCGGCCAGCGCGCCGCGCCCCCGTGGCCCGAGACCCCGGCCCTCCCCCGCGCGCTGCAGCCAGAGAAGGCAGCGGGGGGTAGCAGAG CCACAGTCAGCGGGTTCGAACCCGACTCCACCAGAGGGGCCTTCTCCACAGGGGCCTTCTCCACAGGGAGGGTTGCACGGTGCCCCTCCTCCACA GCCGGGGTCTACGGTGGCCCTCTTCCGCAGGCCGGGTGGCCGCCTCTCCCTCGTCCGCCGCCGGGTGGCACTACTCAGCCGCAGCAGGGTGACCCTGTGTGGGACCAGTGGGCTGATTCACACTCTGCTCACCAGGGGGAGCCGTAG